A single region of the Rhizobium sp. NLR16a genome encodes:
- a CDS encoding imelysin family protein produces MKLNTFRAAVLAIAPAALLALPAQAETDAGAVVKHYAEVAHAKYEDSLTTAKALDAAIDAFLKAPTDETLKAARDAWIKARVPYQQTEVYRFGNPVVDDWEGKVNAWPLDEGLIDYVDASYGTESDENSLYVANVIANKTIKIDGKDVDASKLTPEFLSGTLAEAGGIEANVATGYHAIEFLLWGQDLNGTGPGAGNRPATDYDLKNCTHGNCDRRAEYLKSASTLLVSDLKEMTDDWKPDGVATKTVEADPKAGLVAILTGMGSLSYGELAGERMKLGLLLHDPEEEHDCFSDNTYNSHLNDAIGIAAAYTGNYTRVDGTKLSGPSLQDLVAAKDKALDAEMEGKLNKTLDAMNAMAKRGETVEKYDQMIAEGNKEGNAVVQAAIDGLIDQTKSIQRVVAALDLGAVQLEGSDSLDNPNAVFK; encoded by the coding sequence ATGAAGCTCAATACATTCCGCGCAGCCGTGCTGGCGATTGCCCCCGCCGCCCTGCTCGCCCTTCCCGCGCAGGCCGAGACCGATGCTGGCGCCGTGGTGAAACATTATGCCGAGGTGGCGCATGCCAAATATGAGGACTCGCTGACGACGGCCAAGGCGCTCGACGCCGCCATCGACGCCTTCCTGAAGGCGCCGACCGACGAGACGCTGAAGGCCGCCAGGGATGCCTGGATCAAGGCGCGCGTACCCTATCAGCAGACCGAAGTCTATCGCTTCGGCAATCCTGTTGTCGACGATTGGGAAGGCAAGGTCAACGCATGGCCTCTCGACGAGGGCCTGATCGACTATGTCGACGCCTCCTACGGCACCGAGAGCGACGAAAACTCGCTCTATGTGGCCAACGTCATCGCCAACAAGACGATCAAGATCGACGGCAAGGATGTTGACGCCTCGAAGCTGACGCCGGAATTCCTCTCCGGCACGCTCGCCGAAGCCGGCGGCATCGAAGCCAATGTCGCGACCGGCTACCACGCCATCGAATTCCTGCTCTGGGGCCAGGATCTGAACGGCACGGGTCCGGGCGCCGGCAACCGCCCGGCCACCGATTACGACCTCAAGAACTGCACGCACGGCAATTGCGACCGGCGCGCCGAATATCTGAAGTCCGCCTCCACCCTGCTCGTTTCCGACCTCAAGGAAATGACCGATGACTGGAAGCCGGACGGGGTGGCGACGAAGACCGTCGAAGCAGATCCGAAGGCCGGCCTCGTCGCCATCCTGACCGGCATGGGCTCGCTCTCCTATGGCGAACTCGCTGGCGAGCGCATGAAGCTCGGCCTGCTGCTGCACGATCCGGAGGAAGAGCATGATTGCTTCTCCGACAATACCTACAATTCGCATCTCAACGACGCGATCGGCATCGCTGCCGCCTATACCGGCAACTATACCCGCGTCGACGGCACCAAGCTCAGCGGCCCGTCGCTGCAAGACCTCGTCGCCGCCAAGGACAAGGCGCTCGATGCCGAGATGGAAGGCAAGCTCAACAAGACGCTCGATGCGATGAATGCCATGGCAAAGCGCGGCGAGACGGTCGAGAAGTACGACCAGATGATCGCCGAGGGCAACAAGGAAGGCAACGCGGTCGTCCAGGCCGCCATCGACGGTCTGATCGACCAGACGAAATCGATCCAGCGCGTTGTTGCCGCACTCGATCTCGGCGCGGTTCAGCTTGAAGGTTCCGACAGCTTGGATAATCCTAACGCCGTCTTCAAATAA
- a CDS encoding di-heme oxidoredictase family protein → MPSTTCLIPVSSGLRPTDVTGIQPRRVGAVNDSVRGESSAPKDLGALDSCDIPRVKPEEENEGVERETGASIVELGARKGRLFSKLRLSLRIATFAALAGAPLAFASGFDLPAKRTDLSEADLARVADITQPTQDFSKAEQYEAMQAGATTSIDPVTEDSFSHISANIPFEEEQNFRLGNALFRKLWVSAPSSTQASDGLGPLFNARSCMSCHVNDGRGKPPEGGPSAVSMVLRLSRAVATPVEEKAIARADVVNFPDPAYGHQLQDLAVPGLAAEGRMTISYHDEKVTLGDGETVLLRRPAYGVKNLAYGPLDPATTISARVAPAMIGLGLIEAIPEADILAHADPDDTDGDGISGKAAIVRDHRSGKITLGRFGWKAQNATVRDQSADAFANDVGISTPDQPDAQGDCTKAEEKCLEMPTGVQKRLGAEEAPGPVLDLVTFYSENLAVPARRKASFPDTLRGKRIFYETGCISCHVPKFVTARNTPDEAQSFQLIWPYSDFLLHDMGDGLADGQQVGLASGREWRTPPLWGIGLTRTVSGHSFFLHDGRARNVTEAILWHGGEAEKARNAFSSLSKDDRAALITFLESL, encoded by the coding sequence ATGCCGTCTACTACCTGCCTCATTCCTGTGTCCTCAGGGCTCCGCCCGACGGATGTCACAGGAATCCAGCCACGGCGTGTCGGCGCCGTGAATGACTCGGTCAGGGGAGAGTCTTCCGCGCCCAAAGACTTGGGCGCACTGGATTCCTGTGACATCCCTCGCGTTAAACCCGAGGAAGAGAATGAGGGGGTAGAGCGGGAAACAGGCGCCAGCATCGTCGAGCTTGGCGCTCGGAAAGGTCGCCTCTTCTCGAAACTCCGCCTCTCCCTCCGCATCGCCACCTTCGCCGCCCTTGCGGGAGCGCCCCTCGCTTTCGCCTCCGGCTTCGACCTGCCGGCGAAACGCACCGACCTTTCCGAGGCCGATCTCGCACGCGTCGCCGACATCACGCAGCCGACCCAGGATTTTTCCAAGGCCGAACAATATGAAGCGATGCAGGCAGGGGCTACGACCTCGATCGACCCTGTCACCGAAGACAGCTTCTCGCATATTTCGGCCAATATCCCCTTCGAGGAAGAGCAGAATTTCAGGCTTGGCAACGCGCTCTTCCGCAAGCTCTGGGTTTCCGCTCCCTCTTCGACGCAGGCCTCCGATGGCCTCGGACCGCTCTTCAACGCCCGCTCCTGCATGAGCTGTCATGTCAATGATGGCCGCGGCAAACCGCCGGAGGGGGGGCCGAGCGCCGTCTCGATGGTCCTGCGGCTTTCCCGTGCCGTCGCAACACCGGTGGAAGAGAAGGCGATAGCACGGGCGGATGTCGTCAATTTCCCCGACCCGGCCTATGGCCATCAGTTGCAGGATCTTGCCGTTCCGGGCCTTGCTGCCGAAGGTCGGATGACGATCAGCTATCACGACGAAAAAGTGACGCTCGGTGATGGTGAGACCGTGTTGCTGCGCCGGCCTGCTTACGGGGTGAAGAACCTTGCCTACGGACCGCTCGATCCCGCAACGACGATCTCGGCGCGTGTCGCTCCTGCGATGATCGGGCTCGGGCTGATCGAGGCCATTCCCGAGGCTGACATCCTTGCCCACGCCGACCCGGACGATACCGACGGCGACGGCATTTCGGGCAAGGCGGCGATCGTTCGCGACCACCGCAGCGGCAAGATCACGCTCGGCCGGTTCGGCTGGAAAGCGCAGAACGCTACAGTTCGCGACCAGAGCGCCGATGCTTTCGCCAACGATGTCGGCATCTCGACGCCCGATCAGCCGGACGCGCAGGGCGATTGCACCAAGGCGGAAGAGAAATGCCTTGAGATGCCGACCGGGGTGCAGAAACGGCTGGGTGCAGAAGAAGCCCCGGGTCCCGTTCTTGACCTCGTGACTTTCTATTCGGAAAATCTCGCCGTGCCGGCGCGGCGCAAGGCGAGCTTTCCCGACACGCTGCGGGGAAAGCGGATTTTTTACGAAACCGGCTGCATTTCCTGCCATGTGCCGAAATTCGTCACCGCCCGGAATACGCCCGACGAGGCGCAATCCTTCCAGCTGATCTGGCCCTATTCCGATTTTCTTCTGCACGACATGGGCGACGGCCTTGCTGATGGGCAACAGGTCGGGCTTGCAAGTGGACGTGAATGGCGCACGCCGCCGCTATGGGGTATAGGACTGACCCGGACTGTCAGCGGACACAGCTTTTTCCTGCATGACGGCCGTGCGCGAAACGTCACCGAGGCGATTCTCTGGCATGGCGGCGAAGCTGAAAAGGCCCGCAACGCTTTCTCCTCCCTGTCTAAAGACGACCGGGCGGCCCTGATTACGTTCCTGGAGTCACTTTGA
- a CDS encoding imelysin family protein, producing the protein MRLWHPLLCLTLIGLATSGAAQTAAPPAGLNEDAVPAVLQRAVDEVIRPGYRNMQQSAARLTTAMKDLCDGGTQQTLDKAKSAFDDTIRYWSIIEIVQTGPVIQDNLFEHILFYPDRKGVGLRQVQALIAKADPKDATVDAIAGKSVALQGLTALEYVLYGNGSEDLVKQKGGFRCLYGAAVAGNIQREAGEVVAAWEKPDGVQASWKHPGPQSNDFMDNKEAVTALLGILVHGAENVRDQRLEQFYKGKDTAPRPRMAIYWRSKNTWKAMAANLEGLRTLWQKAGMAELLPADKRSVAASIDADFKSLLDSVPKLNPDIDVAVSDAEKAKLDALLADSRQLITSISDEYGSAIGLSAGFSFSDGD; encoded by the coding sequence ATGCGCCTTTGGCACCCCTTGCTCTGCCTCACTCTGATCGGCCTCGCCACATCGGGGGCCGCCCAGACCGCCGCGCCTCCGGCAGGGTTGAACGAGGATGCCGTTCCCGCCGTCTTGCAGCGCGCCGTCGACGAGGTGATCCGCCCCGGCTATCGCAACATGCAGCAATCGGCCGCCCGGCTGACGACGGCGATGAAGGATCTCTGCGACGGCGGCACGCAGCAAACGCTCGACAAAGCGAAATCGGCCTTCGACGACACGATCCGCTACTGGTCGATCATCGAGATCGTCCAGACCGGGCCCGTTATCCAGGACAATCTCTTCGAGCACATCCTGTTCTATCCCGACCGCAAGGGTGTCGGCTTGAGGCAGGTGCAGGCGCTGATCGCCAAGGCCGATCCGAAGGACGCGACCGTCGATGCGATCGCCGGCAAGAGTGTGGCGCTGCAGGGCCTGACAGCGCTGGAATATGTGCTCTACGGCAACGGCTCGGAGGACCTCGTCAAGCAGAAGGGCGGCTTCCGCTGCCTTTACGGCGCAGCGGTCGCCGGCAATATCCAGCGTGAGGCCGGCGAAGTCGTCGCTGCCTGGGAAAAACCCGATGGCGTGCAGGCGAGCTGGAAACATCCGGGCCCGCAGAGCAATGATTTCATGGACAACAAGGAAGCCGTGACCGCACTGCTCGGCATTCTCGTCCACGGTGCGGAGAATGTCCGCGATCAGCGGCTGGAGCAGTTCTACAAGGGCAAGGACACCGCGCCGCGCCCGCGCATGGCCATCTACTGGCGTTCGAAGAACACCTGGAAAGCGATGGCTGCCAATCTGGAAGGCCTGCGCACGCTCTGGCAGAAGGCCGGCATGGCCGAGCTTCTGCCGGCAGACAAGCGGTCGGTTGCCGCCTCGATCGACGCGGATTTCAAATCGCTGCTCGACAGCGTGCCGAAGCTCAATCCCGACATCGACGTCGCCGTGAGCGATGCCGAGAAGGCCAAGCTCGATGCGCTGCTTGCCGACAGCCGCCAGCTGATTACCAGTATAAGCGACGAATATGGCTCGGCCATCGGCCTGTCGGCCGGCTTTTCCTTTTCGGACGGAGACTGA